Proteins from one Oscillatoria nigro-viridis PCC 7112 genomic window:
- the trmD gene encoding tRNA (guanosine(37)-N1)-methyltransferase TrmD codes for MRFDVVTLFPEFFRAPLESGLMGKALAKNIAEVNFVNPRDFTTDKHQRVDDEPYGGGVGMLMKPEPIFAAVESLPVLPRREVILLTPQGEPMQQAMFRELAAARDQLVLICGHYEGVDDRVLHLVTREVSLGDFVLTGGEIPALALINGVLRLLRGTVAKEDSLKFESFEDGLLDYPQYTRPADFRGLKVPDVLLSGNHAEIARWRREQQIERTRSRRLDLYELWLQEKAE; via the coding sequence GTGCGCTTTGACGTAGTTACCTTATTTCCAGAATTTTTCCGGGCTCCCCTGGAGTCGGGACTGATGGGCAAAGCCTTAGCTAAAAATATTGCCGAGGTGAATTTTGTCAATCCCCGCGATTTTACCACAGACAAGCACCAGCGAGTCGATGATGAGCCTTACGGGGGCGGAGTGGGAATGCTGATGAAGCCGGAACCGATTTTTGCTGCCGTGGAGTCGCTGCCAGTTTTGCCGAGGCGGGAGGTGATTTTGCTGACTCCCCAGGGGGAACCGATGCAGCAGGCGATGTTTCGGGAGTTGGCGGCCGCGCGCGATCAGTTGGTGTTGATTTGCGGTCATTATGAAGGTGTGGACGATCGAGTCCTGCATTTGGTAACTCGCGAGGTATCTTTGGGGGATTTTGTGCTCACGGGGGGCGAAATTCCGGCTTTGGCTTTGATTAATGGGGTTTTGCGATTGCTGCGGGGAACTGTAGCGAAGGAAGATTCGCTGAAGTTTGAGAGTTTTGAGGACGGACTTTTGGATTATCCGCAGTACACTCGACCGGCGGATTTTCGGGGATTGAAGGTGCCCGACGTGCTGCTGTCTGGTAATCACGCAGAAATTGCTCGCTGGCGCAGGGAACAGCAAATTGAAAGAACTCGATCGCGCCGGCTGGATTTGTACGAGCTTTGGTTGCAGGAGAAGGCAGAATAG
- the cphA gene encoding cyanophycin synthetase, with protein MKILKIQTLRGPNYWSIRRHKLVLMRLDLEEWADKTTSEIPGFYEGLIAALPSLNEHHCSPGHQGGFLQRVREGTMMGHVIEHVALELQEMAGMPVGFGRTRETATPGIYQVVIEYQNEQAGRYAARAGVRMCQSIAETGTYAAAELVQDLRDLREFAASAALGPSTETLIKEAEARGIPWMPLSARFMIQLGYGVHQKRIQATLSNRTGVLGVELACDKEGTKNILASAGVPVPRGTVIHYLDELQGAIEDVGGYPIVLKPLDGNHGRGITIDINSWEAAEEAYDLASAASKTKSVIVERYYVGRDHRVLVVNGQVIAVAERVPANVVGNGRSTVEQLIEEVNRDPQRGDGHDNVLTRITIDKLSLDLLQKQGYAMDSVVPAGERVFLRATANLSTGGIAVDRTDEIHPENVWLFSRVAKIIGLDIAGIDVVTPDISQPLRDVSGVIVEVNAAPGFRMHVAPSQGLPRNVAGAVFDMLFPSPQPSRVPILAVTGTNGKTTTTRLLAHIVKQTGQITGYTTTDGTYIGDYLVESGDNTGPQSAQLILSDPTVEVAVLETARGGILRSGLGFDQCDVGVVLNVAADHLGIGDIDTVEQLAKLKSVLVESVMPKGYAVLNADDPLVSQMAQRVKAQIAYFSMNPDNELVARHTAAGGLAAIYENGYLSILKGDWTLRIEQAVNVPLTMGGRAPFMIANALAACLAAFAQGVKIEDIRSALSSFQASVGQTPGRMNLFKLGSYHALLDYAHNPHSYKALGSFVLNWPGLRIGVVGAPGDRRDEDFVTLGKLSAEMFDRIIVKEDSDRRGREPGVVAKLICQGIAEAISAGTANTSKVEYELILDETTAVNKALDEAPAGSLVVILPEGVNKALTLIEARKPIKESVAMQNGSDPSKSQESLKPTVVNQG; from the coding sequence ATGAAAATACTTAAAATCCAGACCTTACGCGGCCCCAACTACTGGAGCATCCGACGGCATAAACTCGTCCTGATGCGTCTGGATTTAGAGGAGTGGGCAGATAAAACCACATCGGAAATTCCTGGCTTCTACGAAGGGTTGATCGCCGCACTTCCGAGTTTGAACGAGCATCACTGTTCTCCAGGCCATCAGGGAGGATTCCTGCAACGGGTCAGAGAAGGCACAATGATGGGACACGTAATCGAACACGTCGCCCTAGAACTTCAGGAAATGGCAGGAATGCCGGTCGGGTTCGGCCGCACCCGCGAGACTGCGACCCCAGGCATTTACCAAGTAGTAATCGAGTATCAAAACGAACAAGCAGGTCGCTATGCAGCCCGGGCGGGCGTGCGGATGTGCCAAAGCATTGCCGAGACAGGCACTTATGCCGCAGCAGAATTAGTCCAAGATTTGAGAGACCTGAGAGAGTTTGCTGCTTCGGCGGCCCTGGGGCCGAGCACGGAAACACTGATTAAGGAAGCAGAAGCGCGCGGCATTCCTTGGATGCCTTTGAGCGCTAGGTTTATGATTCAACTCGGCTACGGGGTTCACCAAAAGCGGATTCAGGCAACTCTGAGCAACCGCACGGGAGTTTTGGGGGTAGAACTTGCCTGCGACAAGGAAGGTACCAAAAATATCCTCGCCAGCGCCGGCGTGCCGGTTCCGAGAGGGACGGTGATTCATTATTTGGATGAACTGCAAGGGGCGATCGAAGATGTCGGCGGTTATCCGATCGTCCTCAAACCCCTAGACGGCAACCACGGCCGCGGCATTACGATCGACATCAATTCCTGGGAAGCAGCAGAAGAAGCCTACGATTTAGCCAGCGCGGCATCAAAAACAAAAAGCGTGATAGTTGAGCGCTATTACGTCGGCCGCGACCACAGAGTATTGGTAGTCAACGGGCAAGTCATAGCAGTCGCAGAACGAGTCCCCGCTAACGTCGTGGGTAACGGCAGGTCTACAGTAGAACAGCTTATTGAAGAAGTAAACCGCGACCCGCAGCGAGGAGACGGACACGACAACGTGCTCACTCGGATCACGATCGACAAATTGTCCCTGGATTTGCTGCAAAAACAAGGATACGCGATGGATTCGGTAGTACCCGCCGGCGAAAGAGTATTTTTGCGCGCGACAGCAAACTTGAGTACCGGTGGAATTGCAGTCGATCGCACCGACGAAATCCACCCTGAAAACGTCTGGCTGTTTTCCAGAGTCGCCAAAATTATCGGTTTGGACATCGCCGGCATTGACGTAGTAACTCCCGACATCTCCCAACCCCTGCGCGATGTCAGCGGCGTCATCGTCGAAGTCAACGCAGCACCGGGTTTCAGAATGCACGTCGCCCCGAGTCAAGGTTTACCCCGCAACGTGGCCGGCGCCGTCTTCGATATGCTTTTCCCCTCGCCTCAACCCAGCCGGGTGCCGATTTTAGCGGTAACGGGAACCAACGGCAAAACTACAACCACTCGCCTGCTTGCCCACATTGTCAAGCAGACCGGTCAGATTACTGGCTACACGACTACCGACGGCACTTACATCGGCGATTATTTGGTAGAAAGCGGAGATAATACCGGGCCGCAGAGTGCTCAATTGATTTTGTCTGACCCGACGGTAGAAGTGGCGGTGCTGGAAACGGCTAGAGGCGGAATTTTGCGATCGGGCCTCGGCTTCGATCAGTGCGATGTCGGCGTCGTCTTGAACGTCGCGGCCGATCACTTGGGAATTGGCGACATCGACACCGTGGAACAACTTGCCAAACTCAAGAGCGTCCTCGTCGAGTCGGTAATGCCCAAAGGCTATGCAGTGTTAAATGCAGACGACCCGCTCGTATCACAAATGGCGCAGCGTGTCAAGGCTCAAATTGCATATTTTTCGATGAACCCGGACAACGAACTGGTTGCCAGACATACCGCTGCGGGCGGGCTGGCAGCGATTTACGAAAATGGGTATTTGTCCATCTTGAAAGGCGATTGGACGCTGAGAATTGAGCAGGCTGTGAACGTGCCGCTGACGATGGGCGGGCGCGCGCCGTTTATGATTGCCAATGCTTTAGCAGCTTGTTTGGCGGCTTTTGCCCAAGGAGTGAAAATAGAAGATATTCGATCGGCTTTGTCAAGCTTCCAAGCATCGGTGGGTCAAACTCCCGGACGGATGAATTTGTTTAAATTGGGCAGCTATCACGCTTTGCTCGACTACGCCCACAACCCCCACAGCTACAAAGCTTTGGGCAGTTTCGTGCTGAATTGGCCGGGACTGCGGATCGGGGTTGTCGGCGCCCCCGGAGACCGGCGAGATGAAGATTTTGTCACGCTGGGCAAACTTTCGGCCGAGATGTTCGATCGTATCATTGTGAAGGAAGATAGCGATCGGCGCGGGCGAGAACCCGGTGTTGTGGCAAAGTTAATTTGCCAGGGAATTGCAGAGGCAATTTCTGCAGGAACCGCAAACACATCTAAAGTTGAATACGAGTTGATTCTCGACGAAACAACAGCCGTTAACAAAGCTTTAGACGAGGCTCCGGCCGGCAGTTTGGTAGTGATTTTACCTGAAGGTGTCAACAAAGCTTTGACTTTAATTGAAGCCCGGAAACCGATTAAGGAATCTGTGGCAATGCAAAATGGTTCAGATCCATCGAAATCACAGGAAAGTTTAAAACCGACTGTTGTGAATCAAGGCTAA
- the ispF gene encoding 2-C-methyl-D-erythritol 2,4-cyclodiphosphate synthase yields the protein MNIRIGNGYDIHCLVPERPLILGGVHIPHELGLLGHSDADVLTHAIMDAMLGALSLGDIGLYFPPTDPKWKGADSLVLLAQVNQLILDKGWEIGNIDSVVVAERPKLKPHIEQMRDRLSTVLQLKPDQIGIKATTNEKLGPVGREEGIAAYAVVLLGKK from the coding sequence ATGAACATCCGCATCGGCAACGGCTACGACATTCACTGCTTAGTTCCAGAACGCCCCCTCATCCTCGGCGGCGTCCACATTCCCCACGAATTAGGCTTACTCGGACACAGCGACGCCGACGTACTTACCCACGCTATCATGGACGCGATGCTCGGAGCTCTCAGCTTAGGAGATATCGGGCTGTATTTCCCTCCAACTGACCCGAAATGGAAAGGTGCTGATAGTCTCGTATTGCTGGCACAAGTCAATCAGTTAATATTAGATAAAGGCTGGGAAATCGGCAATATTGATTCGGTGGTGGTGGCCGAACGTCCAAAGCTGAAACCGCATATTGAGCAAATGCGCGATCGGCTTTCTACTGTCCTACAATTAAAACCCGACCAAATCGGCATCAAAGCTACTACAAACGAAAAGTTAGGGCCCGTGGGGAGAGAAGAAGGAATCGCGGCTTACGCTGTAGTTTTGCTGGGCAAAAAATAA
- a CDS encoding Maf family protein, whose translation MKIPTFVLASASPARRRLLENAGIQAVICPSDFDEGEIQMRDATKLVQVLAEGKSEAVAKFLLANSHPQIPNPQSCLVLGCDSILLVDGEIHGKPKDAEEAISRWHKMRGKVGELYTGHALIDTRFDDFDEARSRSVIRCQVTKVHFAEVTSRKIAAYVATGEPLACAGCFALEGKGGFFVEKIEGCHTNVIGLSLPLLRQMLTEMGYDAADFWQS comes from the coding sequence ATGAAGATTCCAACTTTTGTATTAGCTTCAGCTTCTCCAGCGCGCCGCCGCCTGCTAGAAAATGCCGGCATTCAAGCTGTGATTTGCCCCAGCGACTTTGATGAAGGGGAAATACAAATGAGAGATGCCACTAAATTAGTACAGGTTTTAGCAGAGGGAAAATCTGAGGCTGTAGCTAAGTTTTTACTGGCTAATTCTCACCCGCAAATCCCCAATCCCCAATCGTGTTTGGTGTTGGGATGCGATTCAATTTTGCTCGTAGATGGCGAAATTCACGGCAAACCCAAGGATGCGGAAGAAGCAATCTCGCGCTGGCATAAAATGCGCGGTAAGGTGGGCGAACTATATACGGGTCATGCTTTAATTGATACTAGATTCGATGACTTTGATGAGGCAAGGTCGCGATCGGTCATTCGCTGTCAAGTTACAAAAGTTCATTTTGCGGAAGTTACCTCGCGCAAAATTGCAGCCTACGTCGCTACCGGAGAGCCCCTCGCCTGTGCAGGCTGTTTTGCACTGGAAGGTAAAGGCGGCTTTTTTGTGGAAAAAATCGAAGGATGTCACACGAATGTGATCGGTTTGAGCTTACCTCTGCTGCGGCAAATGCTCACCGAAATGGGATATGATGCGGCGGATTTCTGGCAATCTTAA
- a CDS encoding cyanophycinase, with translation MQQLTSQALEHNIPQRTKTSIMVIGGAEDKVHGREILNTFFCRAGGANARLAIVPCASRDPEGISNRYRTIFDEMGVSAVKVVDIREREQGENPVWKDYLEDCTGVFITGGDQLRLCGLLADTPLMEKIRKETLEGKITLAGTSAGAAVMGYHMIAGGGSGASPNRSLVDMANGLNIIPEIIVDQHFHNRNRMARLLSAVACHPDRIAIGIDEDTCALFEGDDTMKILGKGTVTIVDSRENFYTNESMVGATEPLSLFNMRLHVLCHGDCYNMPLGKPMPSGACSESGWPPECRTAN, from the coding sequence ATGCAGCAGTTGACATCTCAAGCCCTTGAACACAACATTCCCCAGCGCACAAAAACCTCGATTATGGTCATCGGGGGAGCCGAAGACAAAGTTCACGGGCGAGAGATTTTGAACACCTTTTTTTGCCGTGCTGGGGGTGCAAACGCTCGGCTGGCGATCGTTCCGTGCGCCTCGCGAGATCCCGAAGGAATTAGCAACCGCTACCGCACCATATTTGACGAAATGGGCGTTAGCGCCGTCAAAGTAGTGGACATCCGCGAACGCGAACAAGGCGAAAACCCCGTCTGGAAAGATTACTTAGAAGACTGTACGGGCGTATTCATCACAGGCGGCGACCAACTGCGGCTCTGCGGGCTGCTGGCGGACACCCCGCTGATGGAGAAAATTCGCAAAGAAACTCTCGAAGGCAAGATTACCCTCGCCGGTACCAGCGCGGGTGCTGCGGTGATGGGATATCACATGATTGCAGGCGGGGGGAGTGGGGCGTCACCGAACCGCTCTTTAGTAGACATGGCAAACGGACTTAACATTATCCCTGAGATCATCGTAGACCAGCATTTTCACAACCGCAACCGCATGGCTCGCTTGCTGTCGGCTGTGGCTTGCCATCCCGATCGCATCGCTATTGGTATTGACGAAGACACCTGCGCCTTGTTTGAGGGAGACGATACTATGAAAATTCTCGGTAAAGGCACTGTGACTATTGTTGATTCTAGGGAAAATTTTTATACCAATGAGTCTATGGTAGGAGCGACAGAACCCTTAAGTCTGTTCAATATGCGCTTGCACGTTCTGTGTCACGGAGATTGCTACAATATGCCCCTAGGCAAACCAATGCCATCAGGAGCTTGTTCCGAGTCTGGCTGGCCCCCGGAATGCCGCACAGCCAACTAA
- a CDS encoding DNA adenine methylase → MSSTIYQRSDYTFKANRNLGRHGWLRLTPAYGVKLVQKLLAFVERESIILDPFSGTATTGLVAAQQGNQAFAFDINPFLIWLGNAKYRNYDEDCLIDVFKKVQLALEEYRSLISQDNWTPKIFNIERWWSSYTLKLLASLRIALVNQFGEPEDNEGYDIVWIAFCRLIIETSSAAFNHISMSFNDTVIYHKIEGIEELFFDIIKFISNSAKNTIIGTAKVLKVDARNIAGLGNIKVDKVITSPPYPNRISYIRELRPYMYWTKFLNEAKEAGEMDWLAIGGTWGIATSRLNSWQIQEKSLPKQIFSTVEKIRMSGGKNAPLLATYVLKYFHDMHLHLSSLRTILADDAELHYIVGNSTFFGNMVATEALLSESMRLLGYSNIHSEIIRKRNSNKALYEYCISATWSVR, encoded by the coding sequence ATGTCATCTACTATTTACCAAAGATCTGACTATACTTTCAAAGCTAATCGCAATCTTGGGCGGCATGGGTGGCTTAGACTTACTCCGGCTTATGGCGTGAAACTTGTGCAAAAGCTTTTGGCTTTTGTCGAGAGAGAGTCAATTATTCTTGACCCTTTCTCTGGTACAGCTACAACAGGACTTGTTGCTGCTCAACAAGGAAACCAAGCATTCGCCTTTGATATCAACCCGTTTCTTATTTGGCTTGGGAACGCTAAATACAGAAACTATGATGAAGACTGCTTAATAGATGTTTTTAAAAAGGTACAACTAGCTTTAGAGGAATATAGAAGTTTAATATCTCAAGACAATTGGACACCAAAAATATTTAACATTGAACGTTGGTGGTCTAGTTACACGCTAAAACTTCTTGCCTCATTGCGAATCGCTTTAGTAAACCAATTCGGAGAACCTGAAGATAATGAGGGTTATGATATCGTTTGGATTGCGTTCTGTCGTTTAATAATTGAAACTTCATCAGCAGCTTTTAATCATATTTCCATGTCATTTAATGACACAGTCATTTATCATAAAATTGAAGGCATAGAAGAGCTTTTTTTTGATATCATAAAATTTATATCGAACTCTGCTAAGAATACTATTATTGGTACTGCTAAGGTGTTGAAAGTAGATGCTCGTAACATAGCTGGTTTAGGTAATATTAAAGTCGATAAAGTGATAACTTCCCCACCTTACCCAAATCGGATCAGCTATATTCGTGAACTTCGTCCATATATGTACTGGACAAAGTTTTTAAACGAAGCAAAAGAAGCAGGTGAGATGGATTGGTTAGCGATTGGTGGAACATGGGGCATTGCAACTAGCCGTCTCAACTCCTGGCAAATACAGGAAAAAAGCTTACCGAAGCAAATATTCTCAACAGTAGAAAAGATAAGAATGTCTGGTGGGAAAAATGCACCTCTTTTGGCAACTTACGTCCTAAAATACTTTCATGATATGCACTTACATTTGAGTTCTCTTAGAACTATTTTGGCAGACGATGCGGAACTACACTACATTGTTGGCAATTCAACCTTTTTTGGCAATATGGTTGCTACAGAGGCGTTACTTTCAGAATCTATGCGCCTTCTTGGATACTCAAATATTCACTCTGAAATTATTAGGAAACGGAACTCTAACAAAGCATTGTATGAATATTGTATTTCCGCAACTTGGTCAGTACGTTGA
- the larB gene encoding nickel pincer cofactor biosynthesis protein LarB produces the protein MEPEILQKLLESVAAGDISPIAALDKLKHFDFEQVGDFAKIDHHRTLRTGFPEVIWGPGKTPDQIVEIIEAMRGRNSAVMATRIEPEVFEQLQQKIPDLCYYQKARICAISANSPTPQHPGTVTIISAGTADLAVAEEAAVTAELCGFQVRRLWDVGVAGIHRLLSNRHVIVGADVLIAVAGMEGALASVVAGLADCPVIAVPTSVGYGASFGGIAPLLTMLNSCAAGVGVVNIDNGFGAAILACQILRSAGKVKRRGEGEKGREGEELETPSLSSD, from the coding sequence ATGGAACCTGAAATTTTACAGAAGTTACTCGAATCTGTGGCTGCCGGCGATATTAGCCCGATCGCAGCTTTGGATAAATTAAAGCATTTTGACTTTGAACAAGTCGGCGATTTTGCCAAAATTGACCACCACCGCACTCTCAGAACGGGTTTTCCCGAAGTAATTTGGGGCCCGGGGAAAACGCCAGACCAAATTGTTGAAATTATCGAGGCGATGCGCGGGCGAAATTCTGCCGTGATGGCGACGCGAATCGAACCGGAAGTTTTCGAGCAATTGCAGCAAAAAATACCCGATTTGTGCTACTACCAAAAGGCTCGAATTTGTGCAATTTCTGCTAATTCCCCAACTCCGCAGCATCCGGGTACTGTGACTATTATCAGTGCGGGAACGGCGGATTTAGCTGTAGCGGAAGAGGCTGCAGTTACTGCGGAACTTTGCGGTTTTCAGGTGCGGCGTTTGTGGGATGTCGGAGTTGCCGGCATTCACCGCTTGCTGAGCAACCGGCACGTTATTGTCGGTGCTGATGTGTTGATTGCGGTGGCGGGTATGGAAGGTGCTTTGGCGAGTGTGGTGGCGGGTTTGGCAGATTGTCCGGTGATTGCTGTGCCGACGAGTGTGGGTTACGGCGCGAGTTTTGGCGGGATTGCTCCTCTTTTAACTATGCTCAATTCTTGTGCGGCTGGTGTGGGCGTGGTGAATATTGATAACGGGTTTGGGGCGGCGATTTTGGCTTGTCAAATTCTCAGAAGTGCTGGGAAAGTAAAGAGAAGAGGAGAGGGGGAGAAGGGGAGAGAGGGGGAAGAGTTAGAAACCCCCTCGCTCAGTTCGGACTAA
- a CDS encoding chlorophyll a/b-binding protein, whose product MSNRGLMLDDQGKMNNFAIEPTVYIDDEPRTGFTPYAERLNGRLAMIGFVSLLALEVSTKHGLISWLTHL is encoded by the coding sequence ATGAGTAACCGAGGCTTAATGCTGGACGACCAAGGCAAAATGAACAATTTTGCGATCGAGCCGACAGTATACATCGATGACGAACCCCGCACCGGCTTCACTCCTTACGCAGAACGCTTAAACGGTCGCCTTGCCATGATTGGTTTTGTTTCTCTCTTGGCTTTAGAAGTTTCTACCAAGCACGGACTGATTAGCTGGCTGACTCACCTTTAA
- a CDS encoding PIN domain-containing protein produces MAILYIETNFLMSIATGRDPDANNLLVSVPTSVSIAIPSICCMESLSALEDEIKRRNRFLDEMEKQISQLKRDKTSPSAQSLVFHLEQSLNENEALINDINARLFTALDLSATKIEMISLTAGILQASLNSIFIEEDPTDNLILHCILNHAHLHPHEVKVFLINNTKEFGLPKVQDALREVGITKYFSRTEDFLGWLQSQS; encoded by the coding sequence GTGGCAATTTTATATATCGAGACTAACTTTCTGATGAGCATTGCTACGGGACGCGACCCTGACGCTAACAACTTGTTGGTGAGTGTACCGACATCAGTCAGCATAGCCATACCAAGTATTTGCTGCATGGAATCACTTTCGGCTTTAGAAGACGAAATCAAGCGACGCAACCGTTTTTTAGATGAAATGGAAAAACAAATTAGTCAGCTAAAGCGAGATAAAACTTCCCCCTCTGCCCAGTCTCTTGTCTTCCACTTAGAGCAATCACTCAATGAAAACGAGGCTCTGATAAATGATATTAATGCACGTCTTTTTACAGCTCTTGATTTGTCGGCCACAAAGATAGAAATGATTTCCTTAACAGCAGGCATACTTCAAGCAAGTTTGAATTCAATTTTTATTGAAGAAGACCCTACAGACAATTTGATTCTGCACTGCATCTTGAATCACGCACACTTACATCCTCATGAAGTCAAGGTATTTTTGATCAATAATACCAAAGAATTTGGTCTGCCCAAAGTTCAAGATGCTTTGCGGGAAGTAGGGATAACCAAGTATTTTTCGCGCACTGAAGACTTTCTCGGTTGGTTACAATCTCAGTCATAG
- a CDS encoding ABC transporter substrate-binding protein, producing the protein MMVHSKLRWLAIVLAAIATVTLSACTPVRSTNLANRLIVPTPSGPATFNYPLNQSAYSVFGYMYDGLINENGLTSKLEPGLAESWEVSKDGKKIVFTLREGLKWSDGEPMTADDIIFSYEKIYFNDKIPSGLKDTLRVGMSRQFPKVKKIDSRRVEFSVAEPFAPFIRYAGGIPILPAHILQEAAENTDADGKPKFLATWGTDTDPKKIVGNGQYRMLSYTPNQRVVLERNPYFWRKDAEGNPQPYIQQIVWQIIENTDNQMLNFRSGDLDTLTVEPEVFPLLKREEKRGKYTVFNGGPDTGSVFMCFNLNKGRNAQNQPFVDPVKSRWFASKEFRQAIAYGINRSAMTNNIYRGLGAPLHSPIPPQSPFYLSPEQGLKTYSYDRQKAKELLLSAGFKYNSEGQLLDAEGNKVRFTLLMAAGKKVREQMGTQIKQDLGKLGMQIDTQFLSFNTYVEKLRLTRNWDTYLGGFTGGTEPHSGYNIWSVNGTLHSFNQGPQAGEPPIKGWKVDDWEQKIDDLYVKASQELDEAKRKEIYGETQRIIAEQVPFIYMVNPLTFEAVRDRVSGIRYSALGGAFWNLYELKITE; encoded by the coding sequence ATGATGGTACATTCAAAACTGCGCTGGCTGGCGATTGTACTGGCTGCAATTGCTACCGTAACTCTGTCTGCGTGCACTCCGGTGCGATCGACTAACTTAGCAAACAGACTCATCGTTCCCACCCCCAGCGGCCCGGCCACCTTTAACTACCCGCTAAATCAATCTGCATACAGCGTTTTTGGCTATATGTACGATGGATTGATCAACGAAAACGGCTTGACATCGAAGCTAGAACCCGGTTTAGCCGAGTCCTGGGAAGTTTCTAAAGATGGCAAAAAGATTGTCTTTACCTTGCGAGAGGGTTTGAAATGGTCCGACGGCGAACCGATGACTGCGGATGACATTATCTTCAGCTATGAAAAGATTTATTTCAATGACAAAATTCCTAGCGGTTTGAAAGATACTCTGAGGGTTGGGATGAGTCGCCAATTCCCAAAAGTTAAAAAAATTGACAGCCGCCGCGTTGAATTTTCCGTTGCCGAACCCTTTGCTCCTTTTATTAGATATGCTGGGGGAATCCCGATTTTGCCAGCTCATATTTTACAGGAAGCTGCCGAAAATACAGATGCAGACGGCAAGCCTAAATTCCTGGCTACTTGGGGCACGGATACCGACCCTAAAAAAATTGTCGGCAACGGTCAGTACCGAATGCTGAGCTACACTCCCAATCAGCGCGTGGTTTTGGAACGAAATCCGTATTTTTGGCGCAAAGATGCTGAGGGAAATCCTCAACCTTACATCCAGCAAATTGTTTGGCAAATTATCGAAAATACTGACAATCAAATGCTGAATTTTCGCTCGGGCGATTTGGATACTCTAACCGTGGAGCCGGAAGTGTTTCCCCTGCTGAAACGGGAGGAAAAACGCGGCAAATATACGGTCTTTAACGGCGGGCCGGATACTGGCAGCGTGTTTATGTGTTTCAATCTGAATAAGGGGCGCAATGCTCAAAATCAGCCGTTTGTAGACCCGGTTAAGTCTCGCTGGTTCGCGAGTAAGGAATTTCGGCAGGCGATCGCCTACGGCATCAACCGATCCGCCATGACTAACAATATTTATCGCGGACTGGGCGCGCCGCTGCATTCCCCAATTCCGCCCCAAAGCCCGTTCTACCTGTCCCCAGAACAGGGATTGAAAACTTACAGTTACGATCGGCAAAAAGCCAAAGAGTTGCTGTTAAGTGCAGGTTTCAAATATAATAGTGAGGGTCAATTATTGGATGCGGAGGGCAACAAAGTCCGATTTACTTTGTTGATGGCTGCGGGTAAAAAAGTTCGAGAACAAATGGGAACGCAAATTAAACAAGATTTGGGCAAACTGGGGATGCAAATTGATACGCAGTTCCTGAGTTTTAACACTTATGTGGAAAAGCTGCGATTGACGCGGAATTGGGATACTTACCTCGGCGGTTTTACGGGAGGTACTGAACCGCACAGCGGCTACAATATTTGGTCTGTTAACGGGACTTTGCACAGTTTCAACCAGGGGCCGCAAGCCGGAGAACCGCCGATTAAGGGTTGGAAAGTTGACGACTGGGAGCAGAAAATAGATGACCTTTACGTGAAAGCTTCCCAGGAGCTTGATGAGGCGAAGCGCAAGGAAATTTATGGGGAGACGCAGCGGATTATAGCGGAACAAGTGCCGTTTATCTATATGGTAAATCCGCTGACTTTTGAGGCGGTGCGCGATCGCGTTTCGGGAATTCGCTACAGTGCCCTCGGCGGTGCTTTCTGGAATTTGTACGAGTTGAAAATAACAGAATAG
- the psbP gene encoding photosystem II reaction center PsbP: MLKRIAAILLVVLSLTLTGCVSKVTGLKSYVDTGDGYQFLYPNGWLPIAVSNGPDVVFRDLIQQTENVSVVISPVSEGKTLADLGSPTDVGYKLSKSAIAPADSGREAELVNAEARESRSKSYYILEYAVKLPNQERHNLASVAVSRGKLFTLNVSTTEERWPKVKEAFEKVVKSFSVY, encoded by the coding sequence ATGCTCAAACGAATTGCGGCAATACTTCTGGTGGTTCTCAGCCTCACTTTGACCGGTTGTGTCTCTAAAGTCACCGGACTCAAAAGCTACGTTGATACTGGCGACGGCTATCAATTTCTCTATCCTAACGGCTGGCTGCCGATCGCGGTTTCTAACGGGCCAGATGTTGTGTTCCGCGATTTGATTCAGCAAACCGAGAACGTCAGCGTGGTAATCAGTCCAGTCTCCGAGGGCAAAACTCTGGCAGATTTGGGCTCGCCGACGGATGTGGGATACAAGCTCAGCAAAAGTGCGATCGCCCCGGCTGATTCCGGTCGCGAAGCTGAATTAGTCAATGCAGAAGCTCGCGAATCGCGATCGAAAAGCTATTACATTTTAGAATACGCCGTTAAGTTGCCAAACCAAGAACGCCACAACTTAGCGAGTGTAGCAGTCAGCCGCGGCAAACTTTTTACGCTTAACGTGTCCACTACCGAAGAACGCTGGCCCAAGGTAAAAGAAGCTTTTGAGAAAGTTGTTAAATCTTTCTCTGTTTATTAG